The genomic DNA TGTTAAATAACCTAGTACATTTCACTCCCATCCAACTGTTTCTTGCTTGCTGAAATTTTCATCCATTAAATTGGCTTTTGTATGCATTAATTTATTGGCGGGAGCCACACACGAAGCTCAAGTTCTTTCTTTGTCACTGAATTTAGGATCCACAATGCCATCTGAGGTACATGCCTTGTCTCCGTCGTCATATTTTTCTGAGGTATTCTATTATTATATTCATCACATTTAGATAGGATTGTGAAGTTCATACGTCATTTTGGTATTATACCTCCCCCCTCTAAATAATGCATTGATTCCCGTGGTAGCTCATCTCTTCTCTTTCTGCCCTTGGCAGAGACAAGTTGGATTCTGGAAGACAGAAAGCATGCCTGAAAACCACGGTGTGTTTTGATATCACTCGTTAAGCAATAACAACTCCGTTCTTAATATCTATATTCTATCAAAACTTGGTGTCTGTAAAAATCCATGTATAACATGCTTGAATTTTGGATCTGACTGATGGCAGCAAGAAATTTATATAATCCCGTTATGCATTGATTAATACTCCGAGTGTGTCAAAAAATGTTGGAAGTTTTTACTAATTCAATTTTTTAGAAGAGTTAGAGTTGTATTAAGGTGTTTCTCTCACAAGCAGAAGAGAGGTATGGGTTGTAGGTGTtgtttaattatattattaattcaaattgATGAGTGCTTACAAGGCAGGTTTTTCTTTGAAGTAATGACTGTCCACTTTGGTTAAATATCCAAAGTCATTACGGGCTGTACACATAGTCTAGTGGTATATTCGAACATTTTTATAGAATAAAGATCCACAAATCAATGTTGCATAACCTTTGATTAGATTTGGCTGTAATGGTTTGGTTACCGCTGATACAAAGCACACGGTACCTGCGTTATTAGTACCTATTTCCAGTGCAAATGTAAGTTTTAGCATTTGTTATTATTGACTGTTGTTATTGCTACTAAATTTTAGTTTCGCCAGGCTTAAAAGGAGAAGGAATGCTGCATACAGCAGATAGCAATCTTCTTGGTTCATCACCACTGGACAATCGTATGTTTATGTATTCTTCTTTGGGTATATGCATTGATATCTAATTAAGTACTAATCTAGTCTCATATCTAACAGACGGGAAGAAAACTAATATGGTGGGTCCTTGTTACGAGAATGGCTTCTTTTCAAGCCCTTTTTCGGAGCTATTGAGTCAGAAGAGTGAGTTTCAGTAACTAGATCAATGCTTACCTACATTTGTTCGTATACTTATATGTCTTGTGTCATCTCTGTTAATCATTCTTTCTACCATCACAATCATGGATCTTCAGTCAATATGTAGCTCTTGATGTTTAGGTGCAGTGAGATACTGAACAACTGGTTTATCTTCTCCTACTGCACAATAGTTATTTCTCAGATTCTTACATCTCTGGTAATTGATGCAGTGACATTGTCACCCAGTGATGCTCATAATGGCCGCTTCTTTTCTTCTACTTCCAACTATGACGAAGAGGAACCACTTGAATCACTAGAAGAAATTGAGGCCCAAACTATTGGAGATCTTCTTCCTAGTGACGAGGACTTGCTTCTGGGGGTGACTGATGGTTTTGACTATCACACTCGACCTACTAATGGGAATAATATAGAAGATTTGGACTTTTTTAGCAGTGTTGGAGGGTTTGACTTGGGAGAAGAAAAAATAAGTTTGGACAGATCAACTGGCAGGTTGGGGGGATCAAATGGTTCAATCGCTGGGGAACACCCATCTAGAACACTTTTTGTGAGGAATATAAATAGCAATATTGAAGATATTGAATTGCAAGCTATTTTTGCTGTAAGTTGCTTTTGGTGACTTTAATTTCTTAAATAGTGTAATAGTTAGTTGTAAATTGTGGTCTTGATGAGGTTTCACCTGATCTGTTTTTTTAAACTCATTTATAGCAATACGGAGACATCCGCACTCTCTATACAGCTTGCAAGCATCGAGGCTTCGTTATGATATCATATTATGATCTAAGAGCAGCCCAAAATGCCATGAAAGCACTTCAAAACAAGTTACTAAAGCATAGAAAGCTTGACATACATTTCTCGATTCCAAAGGTATGTTTTGCTACTTAAGTTTCGCCCCACTTTGCAAACTTTAAATGTTAATTTTTTAGTATTTGCTACTTCCAAATCCCCTactaaattttaaattttagtaTGTGCTACCTCCAAGTCCCCTACCTTTCCCCCTGCACAATTTCAAAGTTTTATTTGGTACAATCAAATCAGTTAGGCCACAAACAACTAAACAGAGTGTAGGCTGTAGACATTTATATAATTCAAGTTTATCTTTTTTCAGAGTTTCATTATAACAACTGTAAGCCAAAACTGCATGATAAATTTAAACAAACAACCTCtacctttttttattttttttctaatctGAAGCACCAAAGGCTTACTAAGACTGGGACAGATGGATTTCCGTCTTTTCAAACATAATAAATTTTGGTGTAAGAAAATCAAGGAGAATATTAATGGTTTCTCCAGATGATTTGGTCTACACTATTTGCAAGCATCTGCGTCCAGTTGCTAGATTTTCATTACCAGCATACGAAACAAATTAAAGTGCTTAAAATGGCCATTCTGTCCGACTATCACATTATTTGCTATCTTAAGACTATCAGCTGAACTTATTGTTTCAAGTTAGTAGCCCATTTTAAACAAGTCAACTTGGTTGTATATACTTTCAGAAAATTTTGAATTTGTCTACTTAATAAACATGAAATCTGCATCTGTAATTTCTTTTTAATGTTCAATTAAAGAACAGTTTAATTGGTTGGCTCAGCAGACAGATATTAAATAGTCTGCTTTGCTGAAAAAGAAACCATTAGTCACCCCCGCCTGGCTTCCTAAAGAATTTGATTCCTTGTCCGACATATCTTTGCACCTAAAGGTGGCCTGTAAAATTTCCCTGACAACACTTTTGACAATTTCTGTACTTAAATGCTGGCATGGTTTGTAAATGTTTGTAAGACAAGAGGCTGATTCGGTCAGTTGTGCGCAATTATGTCTCATTGGTTCTCCATTTATTAGGACAACCCTTCAGAGAAAGATTGCAACCAAGGTACTCTTGAAGTTTCTAAGCTTGATTTTGCTGTGACAAATGATGAATTCCGGCAACTATTTGGTGTGTATGGAGACATCAAGGAGGTAATATATTAAAAACTCTATATTAGACTTTAAAAAAATGTATTTAGCATTTTAGGAAATTGACCAATTGCTTCTGGATTGCAGATTCGTGATGTTCCATATAGGTCTCATCACAAATTGATAGAATTCTATGATTTTAGATCTGCTGAGGCTGCTCTTCGTGCATTAAACAGGAGTCAATTGGCAGGGAAGCTTGATCTAAGACATCCTGATGGTAATACAAGGTAAGAGTGTACAGTATAAAATTGTTCAATATTTCTTTGTCCCGCACTTGAAAGAAATCAGACTAGAACATCTAAAACCAAAAGTCAGTTCTATATGTcttaaaaatttaaaatacatGGTTACAAATACTTGAATGTCGAGCTCTTACTATCAAGAAGAGAGGGGTATGCGCTAGGCTAAGCCTTGCAGATAAGTCCAAGTGTCCTTTCCTTGACCATATGGACATTTTCGTTTCATCTTTCTTTCCCTTCAtctgaattatttctcttctTACTTTTCCATTTCTGGTTTCCTTTTTTCATTACCATGCATTTGTTTCCAGTTTTATGCAGTCATTTCCTGAGCTCAGGCAAGATGAATTCAGTCCATATCTGCAACAAAGTAGTTCCCATAATTTCACTACAGGATTTGGTGGTATGATTGCTTTCATATTGTATACTTTCTCTTCGTCGACCAAATCAAAAACTGTGTTACAACATCCAGTGATTGTTTACAGGACCAGCTTCACATGGGCAAGTAACATCATTTAGTATGGAGAACAGCGATGTACTGGATGCTGACTATTCAAAGGGAGCCCCGTTTGGTCAATATCAAGATATCGCATTTCAAAATGGGATATTATGTAGTGTTCCAAGTAACTTATCCTCTGTCATACATCAGTCCAGCATTCCTGAATCTGGTCACTTGTTAAACAAAAAAAGCATGGAAATTCCCAGTGCACTAAATTTCCATCCATATTCACTTCCAGACTATCATGATGATTCTGGTAAGTTCACTTTCACTCCCTACAATTCTGCAGGATCAACGGCTTTAAATGTTAGTGCTAAATAGTCAGAAACACTGGGAAATCAAGAATATTTGTAGATTCGTGAAGTGGCAAAACAAGTTTTAGTGTCAGACTGAATAAAGGTTGTTAGCAAAGATATTTAGAGGTGTCATGTATGTAAAGTTTGCTGTCCATCGACTTGTTTAACAATATACTAATACGAAAAGAATTACACAGCTTATAGAGAAATTATTGCGACCAAATACACTTCGTATTGATATTCTGATCTCACCCATTTGTGTTTTCATTCTCAGCTTTTTTATCTACTGGAAATGAAAGTTATGCCCCTCCTGCACCACCTCATTATATGTGGAATAGTTCACCTAAGCCTCAGGGGATGACGTGGTCGAATTCACCATCATATGTTAATGGGATTTGTTCTCCTCAGCACTTGCAAAGACTGCATACAGTTCATAGACCACCGTATCATATGTTGAGTACAAATTTACCCATAAATAGCCATCAGGCGGGATCGGCTCCATCTGTTGATCCTTCTCTTTGGGACATAAGGCATGTCTATGCAGGGGAATCCCCTGATGCTTCATCTTTTCAACAAGGATCCGTTGGAAATATGAGAATGACTAGCAACTCACTGCATCCTTTAGAAATTATTTCTCCAAACATCTTTCCCAGTTTTGGTGGAAATTGTTTGAACCTGTCAATTGCTTCAAAAGTACTGCAATCACCTCAGAACTCTATCATGTATCCCAGCAGCAGTCAAATGTATCCTAGGATGAGCCCATTTGATTCTTCTCGTGAACGATTGAAGGGCCACCGAAATGAAGGACGTTCCAGTCAGGCTGACAACAAGAAACAGTTCGAGCTTGACATTGACCGCATAATCCGCGGTGAAGACAAGCGGACAACACTCATGATAAAGAACATTCCCAATAAGTAAGTATATATCATATATCAATTGTTATTCCTTCAGTTATCGAATGCAGTGATTCTAATTCGAAGACAAGATCGTTAGGGATCAAAAACAAGCTAATAATGGTTCACAGATtaatttgaatgcttctcccccCACATTTAGGCTTTTTCTTTATCCTTAATGCTTTTATTACTACCTCTACGGAGACATAGTTTAGCATTATGCTTAATGCGTTTTATGTCTTTAGTTTTTAGTAAAACCTTGCAGACATAGTCATGTCATTTGTTATTACGCTTGATAGTTGATAGATATGTTAATGTCAGTGATATTATCTATTGTTAATTTCTTATTGTGTTTCATGTTTAGGGATAATCTGGGATATTGTTTGAAGATGTCTTGATTCTTAAAAGTTACCCCCATAACATAAAGATACTAAAATTTTAAAGGAAAATCTATTGCTACTTTGACATTATTGCAATCTAAGAGCATCTCCAAGACTAAAAAATCCATAGCTAAATAATCTAGGTGTCATCTAGGTATGATATATGTGgtaattttagaaaatatgtaaaaaaaattgCACTCCAGTCTTGTAACCCCTTAGCAAAAAATATAGACAATCACTTTTAGTAGACTATATTTGTACAACCATAATACCCTTACGTATAATTTTACATAATGAAAATATAGATAATACCATTGAAGTATAATTCAAATCCCATGACTAAAATTCTAAAAATCGATGATAGCTAATCATTATAGCCAACCATTTTACATTTTAacattggagatgctctaagtACTTCAACCACATTTCTTTTATGACAAATAATATGAACAATTTGCTAAATTTGTATGTCCAATTACCTTAAATGTAACATTGTACTAGTTAATTATCTGGGATTTGGGCAAAGCTCACTTGGGTAATCCCATCTAAAAAGCAACCTGGAGCGAATGAGGATGAATTTTAAGAGTCTAATGATGATTGGTGAGTGTCTATCACGCTGTCTAGACCAAGTGAAATCAAATTGGTTTATCACTTGGAAATCAAGCAGTATAAAATGTCCAACAAAGTAGTAATATTTAACACTGCTAATGTGGTGGAACTTTCCTATTTTCAACTGCATCTGTACTGTTATTAATTCAACTGAGAGCTTTTTGattattatttttcttattttccGTCTTTTGTCTCTTTATGTTCTCTGCTGTGCACTATTTTGGACATCTCTTATGACATGATGTTAATTGTAGATATACTTCAAAAATGCTCTTGGCTGCAATAGATGAGCGTCATCGAGGGACTTATGATTTTATCTACTTGCCCATTGATTTTAAGGCAAGTGTGTTCTCATTATCAGTGCGGTCACTTGTAGTTCAGTTTGAAGTTGTTGAGCAAGGGCAATTGTAAGATGGTGGTATCCTAACTGTTTTGCTTCACTTCTGTTGCAGAATAAATGCAATGTGGGTTATGCATTTATAAACATGACTGATCCTTCCTTGATAATACCATTCTTTCAGGTTTGAACAACTcatgttattgcatgggatatTTTTCCGTCTGATACATAACTAAAAATATGTTTAAGGGAAAATTCTATAAAGAATATATGATACTGTCAGGCATTTAATGGGAAGAAATGGGAAAAATTCAATAGTGAAAAGGTAGCATCACTAGCTTATGCGCGCATACAGGGAAAAGCTTCCCTTATCGCCCACTTTCAGAATTCAAGCTTGATGAATGAGGATAAGCGCTGCCGTCCGATTCTGTTTAAAACAGAAGGACCCAATGCAGGTGATCAGGTATGACAATCAGTGAACTTCATGATTGTATACTTCCATAGTTGTCATGTGTCCAAATTAGTGATATAATAATACTCATTCCCGTCCGTTCCCTTTTCTATGGCTTCAGGTGCCATTTCCTATGGGCGTACATGTTCGTTGCAAATCCACGAAAAACCGAACTGGCATGAATGATAAGAATCAGTCAGAAAGCTCAGCATACACAAGTACTGAAGAGGAATATTTAAGTGGGGACTCTTCTTCACGTTCATCAAGAGATGCAGATTAAGCAAAGCCACTCAAAAGTGGGAACTAACCTTTTCAGAATTTGACCAACTGATACAAACAAAGATCTTTCCGTAAAAAAAGTGTACATTAGGGAAGTGATTATTAAATCCAGTTTTGATGCTTCTGGAAAGTCTTTTGGAGAATGCTTGACGAAAAGTAATGGCATTGGGAAAACACCAGTGAAAAGAAGTCGCGAGGCCGGGGGCTCCAAATTTTGGACACTCTTGGAGGAATTATGGAACCAGCATGAGGACAGTCTTGAAGTGGTATATTGTACAAAAGCTTTTACAGTATGGACCAAGAGGCTTCTTCTGCTCCTCTCCCCCTGTTCCTTTTCCCGGCATTTGTTCATCTTTTTATAGATGGTTCTTCCTTTTTCTTGTTTGTTTTTTCTGATTTCTTTTTGCTAAGAGATCACTCCATTTCGCTGGATTTTGTTCTCAAATAAaaggagaaattttaatttcatgAAACCGACCATAACTTGTTTTGAACGTTTCTTCTTGAAAGATTTGCCCCCCTTCTCAATTTTAAACGTGAAAAAACTACAAAATACCGCACAACTTTCTAAACATATACAATCAATAACATTTCTATACTacaaaaaattctaaaaatttctAAACGTGAAAGAAGTAAAATGTACGAGGACCATGCCCTTGCGAAGAGAAGGAAATCCGTTTCCGTGAAGACCCACGGCGGCTTAGGGCAGCAAAgcattatatatatacatatatgggCTACTcgaataaaaatcaatttaaaatagaaaccggaaaccaaataatttttttaaaaaaaactaattcgaaatataagacatatggtatgcaaatcgatcattgagagatgtagaaaaatacagtgaaatcggattttaaaaaaaattacggtttgatgggaaaaatcaaattaaaaacggaggaaaaaagctgaaattgggtgtgggagAGTGCATAGTAGTTGGGTGGGATGATTTAGGGGGATCATTAGATTAGGTAGATCTAATGACTTAGATTAGTTCctaatttctattttaattttaatttatatttgatcattcccctatatatatatatatatatataggctactCCAATAGAATCCAATTTTGAATAGAAACTggaaaccaaataattttttaaaaaaaattaattcgaaatataacatatatgatatgcaaatcgatcgctgagagatgtagaaaaatatagtaaaatcagatttttaaaaaaaacttatagTTTGACgtgaaaaatcaaattaaaaacggaggggaaaagctgaaattgggtgtgggagggtgcagaATAGTTGGGTGGGGTGATTTAGGGGGCCCATTAGATTAGGTAGATATAATGGCTTAGATTGGTtcctagtttctattttaattttagtttgtatttgatcaatcccctatatatatatataaactcaGGGCTACTCCAATATAAACTCATTTATAATGAAAACTagaaactaaaataaaaaaaattgtcaATTATGTCGAAATATAGCACATATGGTATGAAAATTGATCGTTGGGAGATTTAGAAAAATACACTGAAgtcggatttaaaaaaaaaacttatCATTTGACggaaaaaatcaaattaaaaacggaggggaaaacTGAGATTATGTGCGGGATGGTGCAAATTAGTCGTGTGTTGTACTTTTAGGAaccattagattagattgatctaatTGTTTAgattattttctaatttttattttaattttgatttctATTTGATCATTTGCCTATAGATATTCTTACAAAAAAAAATAACAATCATCCCAAACTCAAAAATTCGCTTGACCCGCCGAGTTGAAACACTGAGTCGTCACCGAGTTGCCACCGTTTGGACGAGCTGATGTAATCATGAGATTTGTCCTTCATCTGTAGTTCCTGGAACCGCCATTGTCTGCCTAAAATCATTATTGGAGAGTTTGAATCGTCGTCGTTGAGTGGAGATTGCCGAGTGAAGCATCAAATCAAAGAATTTGAGATTCTAATGTTCAGTTAGGATCAACTAAAACATAAATAAAGCATTGGATCGAATTCGTCTTTGATGTCGAGATAATGTGGAGATAATGGTTCTAAACATATACAATATTTCACTTAAAAACTTTGAGGTAGATGGTGGTGTAAAAAGTAGGAATAAGAGTTAATGGAGTATTTTTGTAATTATagaatttaaataatatatataattttattattaaaaatacaTTGCATACTCATATTACTCACCAAAGGATGTCATTTTTATCTAAGAGTTAATAGGTGCAAACACGGTTGAGAAATTAATCATACTAGTTTTACAACCCGTGCGATGTACGAgtcttcattaatatttttatagattttatattttatattattaataattGTAATTATATATTAGTTAATATTAAATTGTATATTATTAATGCGATTTGAACCATTAACTTTATTATTATGTTtataaataaaaatgtttattgTTTGCGAAATTCGAATTTGAGAACTTGACTAATcatgtataaataataatataaatatttgttgttgtcGGGATCCAAACCTAGAAATTTGAGTTGTGTATATTCTTTTGTATTCTAACGATCatgattattttattaaaaaaatatgacGACTATGATTAACGGTAACCAAACCAATCAAGAAAATGGCAGaccaaattatacctcattctAATTAATATAGTTTATTATagatatataataataataaatatttattgttgtCAAGATTTGAACCTAGAAATTTGAGTTGTGTATATTCTTTTGGTATTTAGATCTAACGGTCCTGATTATTTGATTAAAAAATTGACGATCATGATTAAGTATGACCACACCAACCAAAAAAAGGACATATCAAATTATAactcattccggttattatagtttAGTATAGATAACTAGTAATTAAGTTGTGCTGACGGATGTCGTATAgataatattcaaaaaaataattatatatataaataataaaataaattatttatatattttgaaTTATACTAATTGGTCTCACCAGTTTTTGGTCGATACTCATTCCAataaatcattatttttatttttaaatgaaaAACTATATATAGATAAAAACAAATACCATACACAATAAGAAATACTTGAGTACTAAAATTGATATGGATTGAAAATACATCTTAAAGACACAATAATAACACTGGGACTTCTTGTCCTAAAGCCCAGCACAGACCTTTCCTGATGATCTGAACCCGCCATTCTCTaaagatataatgaatgcccGCATATCAATAAATTTCAAGATGaccaccatcaaagcttatgatggtaTTGGCGACCCTACTAACAATGTCAGGATGTTCTCTAAGGTGGTATAGCCGTCTGCCCCCAAACTTGATTGGATCTTTCAAAGATTTGAGCCAGGCTTTTATAAAGCAATTAATCAGCGGCAGAGTACACGAGAAGAGTTCGGCTTCTCTCATGGGCATAATTCAAGGAGATAAAAAGTCTCTTAGGGACTACCTGAACCGATTCACGAAGGAAGCTTAGAAGGTCCCCGATTCTTTAAGATGTCCATGGAAAAACACCCTCCCGAAAGTATGCTGCAGCTTCAGGATAGGGCTGGGAAGTACGTCAAGGTGGAGGAAAGTATGAGGAAGATAGCGGTGAGTAATGATCCCACTAGCAACAAGAAGCGAAAGACAGATCCAAATACAAGTATCCTCGAACCGACAAAGGCTTTGActcctcttctaagaagaatcaTCAACCAAGGTTCACTGAATATGCAAGGTTAAACGCTCCAAGGAGCCAGATCCGTATGGAAATTGAAAATGACAAAGAGTTCAAATTgccgaagccactaaggggagaccccgGGAAAAGAGACAAGAGTCGATACTGCAGGTaccacaaagatgttggtcatgatactgatgactgtaggcaactcaaggatgagattgagtatttgATCCGAAGAGGAAAGTTCGGAcgtttcaccaagggtgaagaggcTGGAGGCCAAAAAAGAGACAATGATCAAAGAGATGATGATCGAAGAGGTAATGACAGAGATCGCAACCCACAGCCCTGAGGGGAAGTAATCAACATGATCTCAGGAGGTCCTGCTGCAATTGGGACTACAAGTAACTCTCAAAAATCTTATGCGAGAGAGGTGATGAGCATAGTCGGAGAACCGTCTAAGCGTTCTAAGTCGGAGATGATGTTTGAATACGGTGACCCAGAtcttgaaggtttgaaatttcctcaggACGATCCTCCGATTATCTCCCCAATAATTGAAAATTGTCCTGTTATGAGGGTCCTAGTGGACAGTGGAGTTTCTGTGGATATTTTGTTCCATGACACATTCATAAGGATGAGCTACAATGATTTTCAACTAACTTCATCTGATGCACCCATCTACGGGTTTAACCATGTGGAATGCAAAGTTGAAGGGGCAACACAACATCCCGTAACTATTGGCAAAGAGCCCAGAGAGGCCACGCAGGTGTTAAACTTTCAGGTTATTAAGCCATCCTCTATTTATAATGTCATCATGGGTAGAACAAGGATCCCTGCGTTTAAGGccattgtaatatcccatattttcaatattattattataattatttggaattatttatgtgattttatgtgaattttcgtgaattatctgataagtggaattgatgtttgggtgtttagatgtgatattatttgtgtatttgaatttttatatgttcagaataaaatatagataattgtgatatttttctggtaatttttggactgttagatgattttatattaatttatgaattattaattattttatgaataattaccaaaattattttataaagccgggaatcatccgacttcaatccccgaaacttttccgaaaactccttcctaacctaatctggtaattccggacattttccgtgttttgactttttcgattcggattacggtttgacccgtgcgcggcccggcgcaatattttcgatacgatagttatttcggtaatcaataaaacccgtattctcgaaagacgggatatttttacgttattctcgtatataatattttataaaaagctcggttttgataattatccaattttggtattgaatcggatcgttattgcagttacttagcggctaagcaactaatttaatgatccaaaatgatccaaaacgatccagaacgatctaatattccataaatataaatagcctatttcttatttcgtttattccgtttattcatttgcaaccagttaaaacaccgtaaatacagagaaaaacccgagaaaaccgatacgttcccgagaatcaaacacacgaacgaaggcgttatcgaactccgattcgggcttgcagcatatcaaaacgaagctctcgaaatcttctttctgaatcaatcatcagtttttgtCCAGAAATCATgttaattttcttatttatttatttatattcgaattatttaataattaaattatgaaaatttgttcttgaggttgttgatatgatttgatgattccatgttgtagagcatgtttttctggtcaatttggtatattatacttccaAAATAGAGttcagtatcatatagaaattaaggtttgaattttctggaaattatttgaatatgtgttcttggtgttcttgaagatttctgagaatcaaacccaaatttgagggtgatgcagacttcagaatttgaagtatgagtaaccaaaacgttcatattttcatgttctttctgtttaagccatcaaatcattcaaacgattagtaattttcaaaattcgattttagggttttt from Apium graveolens cultivar Ventura chromosome 5, ASM990537v1, whole genome shotgun sequence includes the following:
- the LOC141659092 gene encoding protein MEI2-like 4 isoform X3, with product MPSERQVGFWKTESMPENHVSPGLKGEGMLHTADSNLLGSSPLDNHGKKTNMVGPCYENGFFSSPFSELLSQKMTLSPSDAHNGRFFSSTSNYDEEEPLESLEEIEAQTIGDLLPSDEDLLLGVTDGFDYHTRPTNGNNIEDLDFFSSVGGFDLGEEKISLDRSTGRLGGSNGSIAGEHPSRTLFVRNINSNIEDIELQAIFAQYGDIRTLYTACKHRGFVMISYYDLRAAQNAMKALQNKLLKHRKLDIHFSIPKDNPSEKDCNQGTLEVSKLDFAVTNDEFRQLFGVYGDIKEIRDVPYRSHHKLIEFYDFRSAEAALRALNRSQLAGKLDLRHPDGNTSFMQSFPELRQDEFSPYLQQSSSHNFTTGFGGPASHGQVTSFSMENSDVLDADYSKGAPFGQYQDIAFQNGILCSVPSNLSSVIHQSSIPESGHLLNKKSMEIPSALNFHPYSLPDYHDDSAFLSTGNESYAPPAPPHYMWNSSPKPQGMTWSNSPSYVNGICSPQHLQRLHTVHRPPYHMLSTNLPINSHQAGSAPSVDPSLWDIRHVYAGESPDASSFQQGSVGNMRMTSNSLHPLEIISPNIFPSFGGNCLNLSIASKVLQSPQNSIMYPSSSQMYPRMSPFDSSRERLKGHRNEGRSSQADNKKQFELDIDRIIRGEDKRTTLMIKNIPNKYTSKMLLAAIDERHRGTYDFIYLPIDFKNKCNVGYAFINMTDPSLIIPFFQAFNGKKWEKFNSEKVASLAYARIQGKASLIAHFQNSSLMNEDKRCRPILFKTEGPNAGDQVPFPMGVHVRCKSTKNRTGMNDKNQSESSAYTSTEEEYLSGDSSSRSSRDAD
- the LOC141659092 gene encoding protein MEI2-like 4 isoform X1, with protein sequence MPSEVHALSPSSYFSERQVGFWKTESMPENHVSPGLKGEGMLHTADSNLLGSSPLDNHGKKTNMVGPCYENGFFSSPFSELLSQKMTLSPSDAHNGRFFSSTSNYDEEEPLESLEEIEAQTIGDLLPSDEDLLLGVTDGFDYHTRPTNGNNIEDLDFFSSVGGFDLGEEKISLDRSTGRLGGSNGSIAGEHPSRTLFVRNINSNIEDIELQAIFAQYGDIRTLYTACKHRGFVMISYYDLRAAQNAMKALQNKLLKHRKLDIHFSIPKDNPSEKDCNQGTLEVSKLDFAVTNDEFRQLFGVYGDIKEIRDVPYRSHHKLIEFYDFRSAEAALRALNRSQLAGKLDLRHPDGNTSFMQSFPELRQDEFSPYLQQSSSHNFTTGFGGPASHGQVTSFSMENSDVLDADYSKGAPFGQYQDIAFQNGILCSVPSNLSSVIHQSSIPESGHLLNKKSMEIPSALNFHPYSLPDYHDDSAFLSTGNESYAPPAPPHYMWNSSPKPQGMTWSNSPSYVNGICSPQHLQRLHTVHRPPYHMLSTNLPINSHQAGSAPSVDPSLWDIRHVYAGESPDASSFQQGSVGNMRMTSNSLHPLEIISPNIFPSFGGNCLNLSIASKVLQSPQNSIMYPSSSQMYPRMSPFDSSRERLKGHRNEGRSSQADNKKQFELDIDRIIRGEDKRTTLMIKNIPNKYTSKMLLAAIDERHRGTYDFIYLPIDFKNKCNVGYAFINMTDPSLIIPFFQAFNGKKWEKFNSEKVASLAYARIQGKASLIAHFQNSSLMNEDKRCRPILFKTEGPNAGDQVPFPMGVHVRCKSTKNRTGMNDKNQSESSAYTSTEEEYLSGDSSSRSSRDAD
- the LOC141659092 gene encoding protein MEI2-like 4 isoform X2; the protein is MPSEVHALSPSSYFSERQVGFWKTESMPENHGLKGEGMLHTADSNLLGSSPLDNHGKKTNMVGPCYENGFFSSPFSELLSQKMTLSPSDAHNGRFFSSTSNYDEEEPLESLEEIEAQTIGDLLPSDEDLLLGVTDGFDYHTRPTNGNNIEDLDFFSSVGGFDLGEEKISLDRSTGRLGGSNGSIAGEHPSRTLFVRNINSNIEDIELQAIFAQYGDIRTLYTACKHRGFVMISYYDLRAAQNAMKALQNKLLKHRKLDIHFSIPKDNPSEKDCNQGTLEVSKLDFAVTNDEFRQLFGVYGDIKEIRDVPYRSHHKLIEFYDFRSAEAALRALNRSQLAGKLDLRHPDGNTSFMQSFPELRQDEFSPYLQQSSSHNFTTGFGGPASHGQVTSFSMENSDVLDADYSKGAPFGQYQDIAFQNGILCSVPSNLSSVIHQSSIPESGHLLNKKSMEIPSALNFHPYSLPDYHDDSAFLSTGNESYAPPAPPHYMWNSSPKPQGMTWSNSPSYVNGICSPQHLQRLHTVHRPPYHMLSTNLPINSHQAGSAPSVDPSLWDIRHVYAGESPDASSFQQGSVGNMRMTSNSLHPLEIISPNIFPSFGGNCLNLSIASKVLQSPQNSIMYPSSSQMYPRMSPFDSSRERLKGHRNEGRSSQADNKKQFELDIDRIIRGEDKRTTLMIKNIPNKYTSKMLLAAIDERHRGTYDFIYLPIDFKNKCNVGYAFINMTDPSLIIPFFQAFNGKKWEKFNSEKVASLAYARIQGKASLIAHFQNSSLMNEDKRCRPILFKTEGPNAGDQVPFPMGVHVRCKSTKNRTGMNDKNQSESSAYTSTEEEYLSGDSSSRSSRDAD